In Amia ocellicauda isolate fAmiCal2 chromosome 5, fAmiCal2.hap1, whole genome shotgun sequence, a genomic segment contains:
- the mettl23 gene encoding histone-arginine methyltransferase METTL23 isoform X2, giving the protein MSETEDLNIALKEFTFEEEEGKSERQALTVSIPEVLDGQYGMYVWPCAVVLAQYVWWHWEELRGKTILEIGAGVSLPGVVAAKCGAQVLLSDSAELPKCLENCQRSCEVNGLSSIPVLGLTWGRISPNMLLLPTLHFILGSDVFYEPEDFEDILVTISFFLRKNPQVQFWTTYQERRLVHRSPSAQVEHAVCSHSSRHILR; this is encoded by the exons ATGAGTGAGACCGAGGATCTCAACATTGCTCTGAAAGAATTTACGTTTGAAGAGGAAGAAGGCAAAAGCGAACGCCAAGCATTGACCGTTTCCATACCAGAG GTGTTGGATGGCCAGTATGGCATGTACGTGTGGCCCTGTGCGGTAGTCCTGGCTCAGTATGTGTGGTGGCACTGGGAGGAGCTCAGAGGAAAGACTATCCTGGAG ATAGGCGCTGGGGTGAGCTTGCCTGGTGTGGTGGCGGCCAAATGTGGAGCTCAGGTGCTTCTCTCAGACAGCGCGGAGCTGCCAAAGTGCCTGGAGAACTGCCAGCGAAGCTGTGAGGTCAATGGCCTGTCCTCCATCCCTGTCCTGGGGCTCACCTGGGGCAGGATCTCCCCCAACATGCTGCTCCTTCCCACACTCCACTTCATTCTCGGGTCGGATGTCTTCTATGAACCAGAAG ATTTTGAAGATATCCTTGTGACCATCTCCTTCTTCCTGAGGAAAAACCCTCAAGTACAATTCTGGACAACCTACCAGGAGAGAAG ACTGGTCCATAGAAGCCCTTCTGCACAAGTGGAACATGCAGTGTGTTCACATTCCTCTAGACACATTCTCCGCTGA
- the mettl23 gene encoding histone-arginine methyltransferase METTL23 isoform X1, which yields MSETEDLNIALKEFTFEEEEGKSERQALTVSIPEVLDGQYGMYVWPCAVVLAQYVWWHWEELRGKTILEIGAGVSLPGVVAAKCGAQVLLSDSAELPKCLENCQRSCEVNGLSSIPVLGLTWGRISPNMLLLPTLHFILGSDVFYEPEDFEDILVTISFFLRKNPQVQFWTTYQERSADWSIEALLHKWNMQCVHIPLDTFSADKGGLAGSALPGSHTVQMMIITMKESAGGTV from the exons ATGAGTGAGACCGAGGATCTCAACATTGCTCTGAAAGAATTTACGTTTGAAGAGGAAGAAGGCAAAAGCGAACGCCAAGCATTGACCGTTTCCATACCAGAG GTGTTGGATGGCCAGTATGGCATGTACGTGTGGCCCTGTGCGGTAGTCCTGGCTCAGTATGTGTGGTGGCACTGGGAGGAGCTCAGAGGAAAGACTATCCTGGAG ATAGGCGCTGGGGTGAGCTTGCCTGGTGTGGTGGCGGCCAAATGTGGAGCTCAGGTGCTTCTCTCAGACAGCGCGGAGCTGCCAAAGTGCCTGGAGAACTGCCAGCGAAGCTGTGAGGTCAATGGCCTGTCCTCCATCCCTGTCCTGGGGCTCACCTGGGGCAGGATCTCCCCCAACATGCTGCTCCTTCCCACACTCCACTTCATTCTCGGGTCGGATGTCTTCTATGAACCAGAAG ATTTTGAAGATATCCTTGTGACCATCTCCTTCTTCCTGAGGAAAAACCCTCAAGTACAATTCTGGACAACCTACCAGGAGAGAAG TGCAGACTGGTCCATAGAAGCCCTTCTGCACAAGTGGAACATGCAGTGTGTTCACATTCCTCTAGACACATTCTCCGCTGATAAAGGGGGCCTGGCTGGATCGGCCCTGCCTGGCAGTCACACTGTTCAAATGATGATCATCACAATGAAGGAGAGTGCGGGGGGGACAGTGTAA
- the srsf2b gene encoding serine/arginine-rich splicing factor 2b isoform X2, which translates to MSYGRPPPDVEGMTSLKVDNLTYRTSPETLRRVFEKYGRVGDVYIPRDRYTKESRGFAFVRFHDKRDAEDAMDAMDGAVLDGRELRVQMARYGRPPESHHGRRGGPPRSPRRRRRSRSRSRSRSRSRSRSRYSRSRSRSYSRSRSRSKSRTPRRSKSKSVSRSRSRSKSRSRSRSRTPPSNRESKSRSRSKSLPKSPEEEGAVSS; encoded by the exons ATGAGTTACGGTAGGCCGCCACCCGATGTTGAGGGCATGACTTCACTCAAAGTGGACAACTTGACTTATCGGACATCGCCAGAGACGCTGCGGAGGGTCTTCGAGAAGTACGGCCGCGTCGGAGACGTGTACATCCCCCGTGACCGGTACACGAAGGAGAGCCGAGGGTTCGCCTTTGTTCGCTTCCACGACAAGCGGGATGCCGAAGACGCGATGGATGCCATGGACGgagctgtgctggacgggcgggAACTGAGGGTGCAGATGGCCCGCTACGGGCGTCCCCCGGAGTCTCATCACGGGCGCCGCGGAGGCCCACCCCGGAG CCCTCGACGACGACGACGCAGCCGCTCTAGGAGCCGGAGCCGATCCAGGTCCCGCAGCCGTTCCCGCTACAGCAGGTCGAGGTCCCGCTCCTACTCCCGGTCCCGCTCCCGTTCCAAGTCCAGGACCCCCAGAAGGAGCAAGTCCAAGTCTGTGTCCAGGTCCCGCTCCAGGTCGAAGTCCCGCTCCCGGTCCAGAAGCCGCACGCCGCCCTCCAACAGAGAGTCCAAGTCCAGATCGAGGTCGAAGAGTCTCCCCAAGTCCCCGGAGGAGGAAGGCGCGGTGTCTTCGTGA
- the srsf2b gene encoding serine/arginine-rich splicing factor 2b isoform X1, translating to MSYGRPPPDVEGMTSLKVDNLTYRTSPETLRRVFEKYGRVGDVYIPRDRYTKESRGFAFVRFHDKRDAEDAMDAMDGAVLDGRELRVQMARYGRPPESHHGRRGGPPRRYGGYGRRSRSPRRRRRSRSRSRSRSRSRSRSRYSRSRSRSYSRSRSRSKSRTPRRSKSKSVSRSRSRSKSRSRSRSRTPPSNRESKSRSRSKSLPKSPEEEGAVSS from the exons ATGAGTTACGGTAGGCCGCCACCCGATGTTGAGGGCATGACTTCACTCAAAGTGGACAACTTGACTTATCGGACATCGCCAGAGACGCTGCGGAGGGTCTTCGAGAAGTACGGCCGCGTCGGAGACGTGTACATCCCCCGTGACCGGTACACGAAGGAGAGCCGAGGGTTCGCCTTTGTTCGCTTCCACGACAAGCGGGATGCCGAAGACGCGATGGATGCCATGGACGgagctgtgctggacgggcgggAACTGAGGGTGCAGATGGCCCGCTACGGGCGTCCCCCGGAGTCTCATCACGGGCGCCGCGGAGGCCCACCCCGGAGGTACGGGGGATACGGCAGGCGAAGCAGAAG CCCTCGACGACGACGACGCAGCCGCTCTAGGAGCCGGAGCCGATCCAGGTCCCGCAGCCGTTCCCGCTACAGCAGGTCGAGGTCCCGCTCCTACTCCCGGTCCCGCTCCCGTTCCAAGTCCAGGACCCCCAGAAGGAGCAAGTCCAAGTCTGTGTCCAGGTCCCGCTCCAGGTCGAAGTCCCGCTCCCGGTCCAGAAGCCGCACGCCGCCCTCCAACAGAGAGTCCAAGTCCAGATCGAGGTCGAAGAGTCTCCCCAAGTCCCCGGAGGAGGAAGGCGCGGTGTCTTCGTGA
- the mfsd11 gene encoding UNC93-like protein MFSD11, translating to MSPEGKTLLNIIILGFGFMFMFTAFQTCGNVEQTVIKNFNSTDFHGSGYTSMAIIYGVFSASNLIAPSVVAVIGPQLSMFISGLVYSGYIAVFIYPLTWSFYTASVVVGIAAAVLWTAQGNLLTINSTDDTIGRNSGIFWALLQFSLFFGNLYIYFAWHGKVHISDRDRRTVFISLTVISLVGSFLFFLIRSPEPEATPSEASESLLQAESADIQSTAPTPPGVRSPALEAFKKALQLCFTKEMMLLSISIAYTGLELTFYSGVYGTCIGAMTRFGDDAKGLIGLSGIFIGIGEILGGGFFGMLNKRNRFGRNPVVLLGLVTHYLAFYLIFLNIASDAPIAPEEGTQLQAFITPSVQVALLCSFLLGLGDSCFNTQLLSIVGFMFPEDSAPAFAIFKFIQSISAAVAFFYSNYLLLQWQLLIMVITGFFGTLNFFLAERLAVSIRRDSDYDSI from the exons ATGTCTCCTGAAGGCAAAACCCTCCTAAACATTATAATCCTAGGTTTCgggtttatgtttatgtttactGCCTTTCAGACCTGCGGGAATGTAGAG CAAACCGTGATAAAGAATTTTAACAGCACTGACTTCCATGGCAGTGGATATACaag CATGGCCATTATATATGGGGTGTTCTCGGCCTCGAACCTCATTGCACCGTCTGTAGTGGCTGTAATTGGACCACAACTGTCGATGTTCATAAGCGGTCTGGTGTACAG TGGTTATATTGCAGTGTTCATCTATCCTTTGACCTGGTCTTTCTACACGGCCTCTGTAGTGGTTGGCATAGCAGCAGCAG TCTTATGGACAGCCCAGGGCAACCTTCTGACCATCAACTCTACAGATGACACCATTGGCAGAAACAGTGGGATCTTCTGGGCTTTGTTGCAGTTCAG CTTATTCTTTGggaatttgtatatatattttgcttggCACGGCAAAGTTCACATTTCAG ACAGGGACCGGCGAACAGTCTTCATCTCCCTGACGGTGATCAGCCTGGTTGGCagcttcctcttcttcctcatCAGGAGTCCCGAACCTGAGGCCACTCCTTCTGAAGCATCTGAATCTCTCCTGCAGGCAGAGTCTGCCGATATCCAGAGCACTGCACC GACACCACCAGGAGTACGCTCCCCAGCCCTGGAGGCATTCA AGAAAGCCCTTCAGCTGTGCTTCACCAAAGAGATGATGCTCCTTAGTATCTCCATTGCATACACAG GCCTGGAGCTGACGTTCTACAGTGGTGTCTATGGCACCTGCATTGGTGCCATGACCCGCTTTGGTGACGATGCCAAGGGTCTGATTGGGCTGTCTGGCATTTTCATTGGCATTGGAGAGATCCTAG GAGGGGGCTTCTTCGGCATGCTCAATAAGCGTAACCGTTTCGGAAGGAATCCCGTGGTACTACTGGGACTGGTCACCCACTACCTGGCATTTTACCTGATCTTCCTGAACATTGCCAGTGACGCGCCGATCGCCCCTGAGGAGGGAACCCAGTTGCAGGCCTTCATTACACCCAG TGTGCAGGTAGCTCTGCTGTGCAGTTTCCTGCTGGGCTTGGGAGACAGCTGCTTCAACACCCAACTGCTGAGCATTGTGGGATTCATGTTCCCGGAAGACAGCGCCCCAGCCTTCGCCATTTTCAAATTCATCCAG TCCATCAGTGCGGCGGTGGCCTTCTTCTACAGCAACTACCTCCTCTTGCAGTGGCAGCTCCTCATCATGGTAATCACAGGCTTCTTCGGGACCCTGAACTTCTTCCTGGCTGAACGGCTGGCTGTGTCAATTAGGCGAGACTCCGACTACGACAGCATCTGA